One window of Desulfobacca acetoxidans DSM 11109 genomic DNA carries:
- a CDS encoding GumC family protein: MADELVSSETYLAAPHPGRTLHDYLRIIIRRRWVVLSVFLVLVATTALYSFTATPIYQATVQLLIERQQPQIFDTRDAAAAQMKSEEFYQTQYKLLESLALAKKVADKLHLAQHPQFAKIFENLPPEADKTQQRQAEEHLVNAVQSQIEVKPIRNSSLVDVSFSSPDKELAARVVNTLAQAYIEKSLDLRYAASQEAGQWLQQKLVEARRKLEDSEGKLNQYKKDQGIVALEDKETITAQKLEQLNRELVAAQTRRLEAETRFQEVSAGRPIPEVLNNPLIQTLKGEEAKTIAQISELSKKFGEKHPRMIQLQHEIAATRGKIAAETGYIVQSIKNAYNMAKNQEENLKQAMETHKDATQDLGERAIQYRVLLRDVETNRALYENMMKSLKETTATGNLPSTNIHIVYPAAVPDKPVKPKKVRNLALALFLGAFLGCAAAFGLESLDTTLKTPEEIEAWLEVPNLALIPHLEFSGAPEEVPEVVVHQEKQTLAAEAFRGLRTSILFSTPGQAPQIVLVTSAQPMEGKSLIAANLAAVMAHAKGDVLLLDADLRRPSQHQTFQLEKEPGLTNYLVGEVAELPVQRTAMPNLWVTSCGKLPPNPSELLGSARMQEFLAQARQRFAQIVIDSPPLLSVTDAAILATLTEGVLLVIKAETVPRKAAQEARNDLQEVKAPILGAVLNDVPLHRNGYYYYHQYYRYHYYYTSPDGVKTKRRSKATSTPGLLGYLKNRIGPGRGKKAS; the protein is encoded by the coding sequence ATGGCTGATGAATTAGTGAGTTCCGAGACATATCTAGCCGCCCCGCATCCGGGGCGAACGCTGCATGACTACCTGCGCATCATCATCCGGCGGCGATGGGTCGTCCTCAGTGTCTTCCTGGTACTGGTCGCGACCACGGCATTGTATTCCTTTACTGCCACTCCTATCTACCAGGCGACGGTGCAGCTTCTCATCGAACGGCAGCAGCCGCAGATTTTTGATACCCGCGACGCCGCCGCAGCGCAGATGAAGAGCGAGGAGTTTTATCAGACCCAATACAAGCTGCTCGAAAGCCTGGCCCTGGCCAAGAAAGTAGCCGACAAACTGCATCTGGCCCAACATCCGCAATTTGCCAAAATCTTCGAGAACCTGCCGCCCGAGGCCGACAAAACCCAGCAGCGCCAGGCCGAAGAACATCTGGTGAATGCCGTTCAGAGCCAAATCGAAGTAAAACCGATCCGCAACAGCTCGCTGGTGGATGTCAGCTTTTCCAGTCCTGACAAAGAGTTGGCAGCGCGGGTAGTCAACACCCTGGCCCAGGCCTATATCGAAAAATCCCTGGACCTGCGCTATGCCGCCTCCCAGGAGGCCGGGCAGTGGCTACAACAGAAATTAGTGGAGGCGCGCCGGAAGTTGGAAGACTCCGAGGGCAAACTCAACCAGTATAAGAAAGACCAGGGGATCGTAGCTCTTGAAGATAAGGAGACCATCACCGCCCAGAAGCTGGAGCAGCTCAATCGCGAGTTGGTGGCCGCCCAAACCCGGCGCCTGGAGGCCGAAACCCGTTTCCAGGAAGTAAGCGCCGGCCGTCCTATCCCGGAAGTGCTCAATAACCCCTTAATTCAGACTCTCAAGGGGGAGGAAGCCAAAACCATCGCCCAGATTTCGGAGCTCAGCAAGAAATTCGGCGAAAAACATCCCCGGATGATCCAGTTGCAGCACGAAATCGCCGCCACCCGCGGCAAGATCGCGGCCGAAACCGGTTATATCGTACAGAGTATTAAAAACGCCTATAACATGGCAAAAAATCAGGAAGAAAACCTGAAGCAGGCCATGGAGACGCATAAAGACGCCACGCAGGATTTGGGGGAGCGAGCCATCCAATACCGGGTGCTGCTCCGGGATGTGGAGACCAACCGGGCGCTCTACGAAAATATGATGAAGAGCTTGAAGGAGACCACCGCCACCGGCAATCTCCCGTCCACCAATATTCATATTGTCTATCCGGCCGCCGTGCCGGATAAGCCGGTAAAGCCGAAAAAGGTCCGCAATCTGGCCCTGGCCCTGTTTCTAGGGGCCTTTTTGGGCTGCGCCGCGGCTTTCGGGCTTGAAAGCCTGGACACCACCCTCAAGACCCCGGAGGAGATCGAGGCCTGGCTGGAGGTCCCCAATCTGGCCCTGATTCCGCACCTGGAGTTTAGCGGCGCCCCCGAGGAAGTGCCGGAGGTGGTCGTGCACCAGGAGAAACAGACTTTGGCGGCCGAGGCTTTTCGCGGGCTGCGCACCAGCATCCTCTTTTCCACTCCCGGCCAGGCCCCGCAGATCGTTCTGGTGACCAGTGCCCAGCCGATGGAAGGCAAGAGCCTCATCGCCGCCAACCTGGCCGCGGTCATGGCGCATGCCAAGGGCGACGTCCTGCTGCTTGACGCCGACCTCCGCCGTCCTAGCCAGCATCAGACCTTTCAACTGGAGAAGGAGCCGGGACTGACCAACTACCTGGTCGGTGAAGTGGCGGAATTGCCGGTGCAGCGGACGGCGATGCCGAATCTCTGGGTGACGTCCTGCGGCAAGCTGCCGCCCAACCCCTCGGAGCTTCTGGGCTCGGCCCGCATGCAGGAATTTCTAGCCCAGGCCCGGCAGCGCTTTGCCCAGATAGTAATAGATTCACCGCCCCTGCTATCGGTCACCGACGCCGCTATTCTGGCAACCCTGACCGAAGGCGTCCTGCTGGTGATCAAGGCCGAGACCGTACCGCGCAAGGCTGCTCAGGAAGCCCGAAACGATCTGCAGGAGGTCAAGGCCCCGATCCTGGGTGCGGTGCTCAACGACGTCCCCCTCCACCGCAACGGCTATTACTACTATCATCAGTATTACCGCTACCATTATTACTATACTTCCCCGGATGGCGTCAAAACCAAGCGCCGCAGCAAGGCCACATCCACCCCCGGCCTGTTGGGCTATCTGAAGAACCGCATCGGCCCGGGGAGAGGGAAAAAGGCGAGTTAA
- a CDS encoding metallophosphoesterase family protein yields MKLALISDVHANLEALEAVLQSIDGEGVDLIVHLGDLVGYNANPNECIDLIRQEQILCVAGNHDRAVIDINLAQDFNIIAYQSIIWSGAQLTAENRIFLQELPITRLIGDRFLACHGTPVNPDAYISYLFQGKRVFNMLRRELQPVVVCLFGHTHRRAVWRRDIRGKIVQLPISEQRTYLTKDNLYLINPGSVGQPRNQIPLASYAVFDTDEYWLHFKLVPYNIRFAQKKILAANLPPYLAERLAYGV; encoded by the coding sequence ATGAAACTGGCCCTGATCTCTGATGTCCACGCCAACCTCGAGGCCTTGGAGGCGGTGCTTCAGTCGATTGATGGCGAAGGAGTGGACCTCATCGTTCATCTGGGCGATCTGGTAGGCTACAATGCTAATCCCAATGAATGCATTGATCTCATCCGCCAGGAACAGATTCTCTGCGTCGCCGGCAACCACGACCGGGCGGTGATCGATATCAATCTGGCCCAGGATTTCAATATCATTGCCTACCAGTCGATTATCTGGTCCGGCGCCCAGTTGACTGCTGAAAATAGAATCTTTCTGCAAGAACTTCCTATTACCCGACTGATCGGGGATCGTTTTCTTGCCTGCCATGGCACTCCGGTCAATCCGGACGCTTATATTTCCTATCTGTTTCAGGGCAAACGGGTCTTTAATATGCTCCGTCGGGAGCTGCAGCCAGTTGTAGTATGCCTCTTCGGTCATACCCACCGGCGGGCGGTATGGCGTCGGGATATCCGGGGCAAGATCGTTCAGCTCCCTATTTCCGAACAGAGAACCTATCTGACCAAAGACAACCTCTACCTGATTAACCCCGGCAGCGTCGGCCAGCCTCGCAATCAAATCCCCCTGGCCTCGTATGCCGTCTTCGATACCGATGAATACTGGCTCCATTTTAAACTGGTTCCTTATAACATCAGGTTTGCCCAAAAAAAAATCTTGGCCGCCAACCTGCCGCCATACCTGGCCGAACGACTGGCTTACGGAGTATGA
- a CDS encoding polysaccharide biosynthesis/export family protein → MRVKIFWPGLLAVLWLALGLGMTGEVAASQENYVLGPEDEIEIKVWDHDDLTRKLRVGLDGSISFPFIGHIKTKGLTLSQLQNELQRRLGDGYIIDPHVSITITDYKSQRFFVVGNVARPGTYPLTKNITVVEAISLAGGVASGGSGGKSATIGTAIIVRSPKGAKAEKPLLPEHAKPQDKLVVSLTGAMTGDPRHNVEIKNGDTIYVPALVYFVTGEVKKPGRYPYEEGLTILQAVTTAEGFTDKAAPKRTHIIREHGQVKEKIAVKLDDPIRPGDTIVVPEAWF, encoded by the coding sequence ATGAGAGTAAAAATTTTTTGGCCCGGTCTCTTAGCAGTTTTGTGGTTGGCCCTCGGCTTAGGAATGACGGGGGAGGTAGCCGCCTCCCAGGAGAATTATGTCCTGGGACCGGAAGACGAAATTGAGATCAAGGTCTGGGACCATGATGACCTGACCCGAAAGTTGCGGGTCGGTTTGGACGGCAGTATTTCCTTCCCTTTTATTGGCCATATCAAGACCAAAGGTCTGACGCTGTCGCAGCTCCAGAATGAATTGCAACGACGTTTGGGCGACGGCTATATCATTGACCCCCATGTTTCCATTACCATCACCGACTATAAGAGCCAAAGGTTTTTTGTCGTTGGGAACGTAGCCCGGCCGGGGACGTACCCTTTGACAAAAAATATTACCGTGGTGGAAGCGATCTCCCTGGCTGGCGGGGTGGCCAGTGGTGGCAGCGGGGGGAAATCGGCCACCATCGGCACCGCCATTATTGTCCGATCCCCAAAGGGGGCCAAGGCTGAGAAACCGCTGCTGCCTGAGCACGCCAAGCCGCAGGATAAGCTGGTAGTCTCTCTCACCGGCGCCATGACCGGTGATCCGCGGCATAATGTGGAGATCAAAAACGGTGACACGATCTATGTGCCGGCTCTGGTCTATTTTGTTACCGGCGAAGTCAAAAAGCCGGGGCGCTATCCGTATGAAGAAGGCTTAACGATCCTGCAGGCGGTAACCACGGCCGAAGGCTTTACCGATAAAGCCGCCCCTAAACGCACCCATATCATCCGGGAGCATGGGCAGGTGAAAGAAAAGATCGCCGTCAAGTTAGACGACCCCATCCGCCCCGGAGACACGATAGTAGTACCTGAGGCATGGTTTTAG
- a CDS encoding ribonuclease catalytic domain-containing protein — MENYQIVEFFEERKIYCAFVADDRGERLHVVTEHNREVNLPRKRVIHAAPWSAGASLSRHELVERLRAVGARRETLKQDINLFELWELLVNETEGLSAADLARTWYGDGVTSDQIAALGRALYEDRFYFKFKGNVWSPHPPEVVEGLQEQHRREEERRQELKTAAGWLRAAWESGNITDPHWRERLLTVLQNMAVHGATHEDYELGKAYLEEAKLFKPDTPFKLLVKLGVFSPDENLDLHRYETPQDFPAEIQEAALALCQKTAYPDPFAPWRVDLTGLQLFTIDGERTRDFDDALSLEKIPEGWRLGIHITDVSTYIPLGTPLDQAALERGTSLYLPDRRIPMLPEALSENTLSLLAQHPRRAVSFLVNLTAEGEIQNYSILLSMVQVSKRFTYHEVDYLLAQNERLAALHRLTACLRERRLSQGGVQLQFPDVTILTDASGEVRVEIEDTETPSHELVSEAMILANYLGAQYLAERKVPVLYRSQAPPREELEKVETGSLFQLWQNRRRLSRVLLDLEPQPHWGLGLPVYTTISSPIRRYLDLIIHRQLFAALCNQPTPYTREALEGLLTLLEPTLRRAALLKTRRLRYWLLKFLSQHVGQKFSALILEKHPNRYRLLFLDILLESEMPAPSGHQFQPGETIFARIDRVVPQEDVLKVSLA; from the coding sequence ATGGAAAATTATCAGATCGTTGAGTTCTTTGAAGAGAGAAAAATATACTGTGCCTTTGTCGCGGATGACCGCGGGGAGCGATTGCACGTGGTCACCGAGCATAACCGCGAAGTTAACCTGCCACGCAAGCGAGTAATCCATGCTGCACCCTGGTCAGCCGGTGCCAGTCTCTCCCGGCATGAATTAGTCGAGCGCCTGAGAGCCGTTGGCGCCCGACGGGAGACTCTGAAACAAGACATTAACCTGTTCGAACTCTGGGAGTTGCTGGTAAACGAAACCGAGGGCTTAAGCGCTGCAGATCTGGCGCGTACCTGGTATGGTGATGGCGTGACCTCCGACCAGATTGCGGCTTTGGGCCGAGCTTTGTATGAAGACCGGTTCTACTTTAAATTTAAGGGTAATGTTTGGAGCCCGCATCCGCCCGAAGTAGTGGAAGGATTGCAGGAACAGCACCGCCGTGAAGAGGAACGGCGCCAGGAGCTGAAAACCGCCGCCGGATGGCTGAGAGCAGCCTGGGAAAGTGGGAACATCACCGATCCCCACTGGCGGGAACGACTCCTGACCGTGCTGCAAAATATGGCGGTGCACGGTGCAACCCACGAGGATTACGAGTTGGGCAAGGCCTATCTGGAGGAAGCCAAACTCTTTAAACCCGATACCCCTTTTAAACTGTTGGTAAAGTTAGGCGTCTTCAGCCCGGACGAGAACCTTGACCTCCATCGGTATGAAACACCTCAGGATTTTCCCGCTGAAATTCAGGAGGCGGCCCTGGCCCTTTGTCAGAAAACCGCATACCCGGATCCTTTTGCTCCCTGGCGGGTTGATCTTACCGGGCTGCAGCTTTTTACCATTGATGGCGAACGCACCCGTGATTTTGATGACGCCCTCAGTCTGGAAAAGATTCCGGAGGGCTGGCGGTTGGGCATCCACATCACCGATGTCTCTACCTACATTCCTTTAGGCACCCCCCTGGATCAGGCGGCGCTGGAACGGGGAACGTCCCTCTACCTGCCGGATCGGCGCATCCCGATGCTGCCGGAGGCCTTATCGGAAAACACCCTGAGCCTGTTGGCTCAACATCCCCGGCGGGCCGTCAGTTTTCTCGTGAATCTAACGGCAGAGGGTGAAATTCAGAATTATTCCATCCTTCTGAGCATGGTACAGGTCAGCAAGCGTTTCACTTATCATGAGGTAGATTACCTGTTGGCCCAGAACGAGAGGCTGGCCGCCTTACACCGGCTGACTGCCTGCCTGCGGGAACGCCGTCTCAGCCAGGGAGGGGTGCAGTTGCAGTTTCCGGACGTCACTATTTTGACAGATGCTTCGGGAGAAGTGCGGGTCGAAATTGAGGACACGGAGACCCCCAGTCATGAATTGGTTTCCGAGGCCATGATTCTAGCCAACTATCTGGGAGCCCAGTATCTGGCGGAACGCAAGGTTCCCGTCCTTTACCGCAGCCAGGCGCCACCTCGGGAAGAGCTTGAAAAGGTGGAAACCGGTTCGCTCTTCCAACTCTGGCAAAACCGGCGCCGATTAAGCCGGGTGCTCCTCGATCTGGAACCCCAGCCCCACTGGGGACTGGGATTGCCGGTGTACACCACGATCAGCTCCCCTATCCGCCGTTATCTGGATCTGATCATTCACCGACAACTGTTTGCGGCCTTGTGCAATCAACCGACCCCTTATACTCGGGAAGCACTGGAAGGGCTGCTTACTCTCCTGGAGCCCACCCTGCGTCGGGCGGCTCTGCTCAAGACGCGGCGGCTGCGCTATTGGCTTTTAAAATTCTTAAGCCAGCACGTCGGCCAGAAGTTTTCCGCCCTGATTCTGGAGAAACACCCTAATCGTTATCGGCTGCTCTTTCTCGATATCTTGCTGGAATCCGAGATGCCTGCTCCTTCCGGTCATCAGTTTCAACCCGGTGAGACTATTTTTGCCCGGATTGATCGGGTCGTTCCCCAGGAGGATGTTTTAAAAGTCAGTCTGGCTTAA
- a CDS encoding O-antigen ligase family protein, with product MSRVLASGSWLIWGSATVLAALAPLAYGAVHPWAYYTLGISLGLLSAFVLLQGIYTLWTTPYAALNWPRPPLWWAALGMAGLVVLHVYPWPAEVLQYFSPTALRLRSLGNGYGLADALPFSLNPYASGLEALKLWPAATIFYLLVYTGRSRTQLRLFFWLILGVALFEALYGFGQLRQNTIWGWRNPYTGFRLCGTFINSDHLAAYLTLAVLLGFGQFLAQRQEGPRPPENLRGWARVQRWSRSEYLEPWLQRHAWLFVVLILTTALIFTGSRGGMISLLIGFGIMGLLHQSRQAVRGHFYLIGFFLAAALIYSLFLGSLPYLARFQDLTDKGRYAAYQGALALWRDFPLLGSGLGTFGEVFYRYQPVELKEARFLDAHSDWLQLLAEGGTVGFILVGGAWLVFYLRMVRKWRQRRDQYVRSLGLGGLGALAGGAFHGLGEFPFHITAFTLTYAALAAVIYLLLQQHQPLGYFSYPRAALARRPKVLVILLLAVLLCQSALTVWAWHWWRAESTAPSEPDSTRRPVAARSAEDDRQALLDNPANSRYYSRIAVFLGKQTGSESGSFGDLEVLLKKAIHGAPAEWQYRYQLAEYYLRRAASAPNPYLPQALKEYAAATVLFPASGLLHLRLGTALNWAERYYSGLIPAELQDRAAYHLDQAVGLEPKLRKFLPPG from the coding sequence GTGAGCCGAGTTCTGGCCAGCGGTAGCTGGCTTATCTGGGGAAGCGCGACGGTCCTGGCTGCCCTGGCACCCCTGGCATATGGGGCGGTCCATCCCTGGGCCTACTATACTCTCGGTATCAGCCTCGGACTGCTGAGCGCCTTTGTACTCCTCCAGGGAATCTACACCCTTTGGACAACTCCCTATGCCGCCCTGAACTGGCCGCGGCCACCGCTCTGGTGGGCGGCTTTGGGTATGGCCGGGCTGGTTGTCCTGCACGTTTATCCCTGGCCGGCAGAGGTCTTGCAGTACTTTTCACCGACGGCACTCCGGCTGCGGTCTCTGGGGAATGGCTACGGCTTGGCCGATGCCCTGCCTTTTTCACTCAACCCCTATGCCAGCGGCCTGGAGGCGCTGAAACTCTGGCCGGCGGCAACCATATTCTACCTGCTCGTTTATACCGGGCGCAGCCGCACTCAGCTCCGATTATTCTTCTGGCTTATCTTAGGGGTGGCCCTGTTTGAGGCGTTGTATGGCTTTGGCCAACTGCGCCAGAACACAATCTGGGGTTGGCGGAATCCCTATACCGGCTTCCGGCTGTGCGGCACCTTTATCAACAGTGATCATCTGGCGGCGTATCTGACGCTTGCCGTCCTGCTCGGTTTCGGACAGTTCTTGGCCCAGCGCCAGGAGGGTCCACGACCACCGGAGAATCTGAGGGGATGGGCCCGGGTGCAGCGGTGGTCCCGGTCCGAATACCTGGAGCCCTGGCTACAGCGCCACGCCTGGCTCTTTGTAGTGTTGATCCTCACTACGGCCTTGATTTTTACCGGCTCGCGCGGCGGGATGATCTCGCTGTTAATCGGGTTTGGGATCATGGGGCTGCTGCATCAGAGCCGACAGGCAGTAAGGGGACATTTCTATCTGATCGGCTTTTTCCTGGCTGCGGCCTTGATCTATAGCCTGTTTCTCGGCAGCCTGCCGTATCTGGCAAGATTTCAGGATCTTACCGATAAAGGGCGGTATGCCGCCTATCAGGGGGCCTTGGCGCTCTGGCGGGATTTTCCATTGTTGGGATCGGGGCTAGGAACTTTTGGCGAGGTCTTTTATCGATATCAGCCCGTGGAGCTTAAAGAGGCGCGTTTTCTGGACGCTCACAGCGATTGGCTGCAGTTGCTGGCCGAAGGCGGAACGGTCGGTTTTATCCTGGTGGGTGGCGCCTGGTTGGTTTTCTACCTCCGGATGGTCAGGAAGTGGCGCCAGCGCCGCGATCAGTATGTGCGGAGTCTGGGTTTGGGCGGTCTCGGAGCCCTGGCAGGCGGGGCCTTCCATGGCCTGGGAGAATTTCCTTTCCATATTACAGCCTTTACTTTGACGTATGCCGCCTTGGCGGCAGTAATATATCTCCTGCTGCAGCAACACCAACCGCTAGGGTATTTTTCCTACCCGAGGGCGGCTCTGGCGCGCCGCCCCAAGGTGCTAGTAATTCTTCTGTTGGCCGTTTTACTCTGCCAATCCGCTCTTACTGTCTGGGCCTGGCACTGGTGGCGGGCCGAAAGCACGGCTCCGAGCGAGCCTGATTCCACGCGGCGGCCGGTAGCGGCGAGGAGTGCGGAGGATGACCGTCAGGCCTTGCTTGACAACCCTGCTAATAGCCGCTATTATAGCAGAATAGCGGTTTTTTTAGGAAAACAGACCGGAAGCGAAAGTGGATCGTTCGGCGACCTCGAGGTGCTTCTCAAAAAGGCGATACACGGAGCCCCGGCCGAGTGGCAGTACCGCTATCAATTGGCGGAATATTATCTGCGGCGCGCCGCCTCTGCGCCGAATCCTTATCTTCCACAGGCCCTAAAAGAATATGCTGCGGCCACCGTCCTCTTCCCGGCTTCGGGCTTACTTCACCTTAGGCTCGGAACGGCCTTGAATTGGGCCGAACGGTATTATAGCGGGCTGATTCCGGCGGAGTTGCAGGACCGGGCGGCATATCATTTGGACCAAGCGGTTGGGTTGGAACCTAAATTACGGAAATTCCTGCCGCCGGGATAA
- a CDS encoding acetate--CoA ligase family protein: MQEVFDPKAVVLIGVSRQTGVGAYNGLEMLQRFGYRGAVYVVHPHAGEILGQKVYQRLADIPEVPDLAVIAVGRDRVLPVAEECFAKGIRWLIIITQGFADADREGKRLQEALVTAARHCQARIIGPNTMGVMNAFNGFTTAFVDLPRSPDPAPVSLVAQSGALQVGSESFLGPLGKAVDIGNAADLGFVEVLEYLEQDPQTRIIALHIEGLIQGRRFLETADRINRSKPVVIFKTGVSASGAQAALSHTGSMVGEDQIFSAAVARAGLSRVHSALDLQDTLQAFRKLPLLRGRRIGIATPSGALGIIALDALSREDLVSGPLPENIRNIVQPQGPYWHILHNPVDLWPIGMLTGDYLKLAQQTLSGFLADPNIDGIICMLPALSSPLHSNIIASPAFFADLHLERFNKPLVVSLYGDGREVVRRNLDPVPGVAGYFSVEQAAHALGQLYRRYQALKRPTESWRLVAKTNPPAPTEPLLLGQAALEFLAAYQIPVVSGRLTHTPEEAAAAAASSGYPVVLKIIAPEWLHKSDRGGVILNLMTEEAVRAGFERLQYLSALPFSGPVGILVQKQLSGRELLLGIKADSTFGPVIVAGYGGVHTELWGDVVKTLAPVNLAQAREMLASLRSYPLLTGYRGAPPAAIDELAQTLVHLSNLAVAHPTLRELDINPLMATPEGCWAVDARLVWRQN, translated from the coding sequence ATGCAAGAAGTCTTCGATCCCAAAGCCGTAGTTCTCATCGGCGTCTCTCGCCAGACCGGCGTCGGGGCCTATAATGGTCTGGAGATGCTGCAGCGCTTCGGCTACCGGGGGGCCGTATACGTAGTCCATCCACATGCCGGAGAAATTCTGGGACAGAAAGTTTATCAGCGTCTTGCCGATATCCCCGAGGTTCCGGACCTGGCCGTCATTGCTGTCGGCCGGGACCGCGTTTTGCCGGTAGCGGAGGAGTGTTTTGCCAAAGGCATCCGCTGGTTGATAATCATTACCCAGGGGTTCGCTGACGCCGACCGCGAGGGAAAACGGCTGCAGGAGGCACTAGTAACTGCCGCCCGGCATTGCCAGGCTCGCATTATCGGGCCAAACACCATGGGCGTGATGAATGCCTTCAATGGCTTTACTACGGCGTTTGTGGACCTGCCCCGCAGTCCGGACCCGGCGCCGGTCTCCCTGGTGGCCCAGAGCGGGGCGCTGCAAGTCGGTTCGGAATCCTTCCTCGGCCCCCTGGGGAAGGCGGTGGATATCGGCAACGCGGCTGACCTCGGGTTTGTGGAGGTCCTGGAATATCTGGAACAAGATCCTCAAACCCGGATTATCGCGCTGCACATAGAGGGTCTCATCCAAGGGCGCCGTTTTCTGGAGACCGCCGACCGCATAAACCGCAGCAAACCCGTGGTTATCTTTAAAACCGGCGTCAGCGCCTCCGGGGCGCAGGCGGCTCTCTCTCATACCGGTTCCATGGTGGGAGAGGATCAGATATTTAGCGCTGCGGTGGCCAGGGCAGGCCTTAGTCGGGTACACAGCGCCCTTGATCTGCAAGATACCCTGCAGGCTTTCCGTAAGCTTCCCCTCTTACGTGGTCGGCGTATCGGCATCGCCACCCCAAGCGGCGCCCTGGGGATCATCGCCCTCGACGCCCTCAGTCGGGAAGATCTGGTCTCCGGCCCCCTGCCGGAGAACATCCGCAACATCGTGCAGCCACAGGGCCCGTACTGGCACATTCTCCACAACCCGGTCGATCTCTGGCCCATCGGGATGCTGACCGGCGACTATCTTAAACTTGCCCAGCAAACCCTGTCCGGCTTTTTGGCTGATCCGAACATCGACGGCATCATTTGCATGTTACCGGCATTGAGCTCCCCTTTGCACAGCAATATCATTGCATCGCCCGCTTTCTTTGCCGATCTCCATCTGGAAAGATTTAATAAACCCCTGGTAGTTTCGCTGTACGGCGATGGCCGGGAAGTTGTCCGCCGCAATTTAGACCCGGTTCCGGGCGTTGCCGGCTATTTTTCGGTAGAGCAGGCAGCTCATGCTTTGGGTCAACTCTATCGCCGCTATCAGGCGCTAAAGCGGCCGACGGAAAGCTGGCGTCTGGTTGCCAAGACCAACCCCCCGGCTCCCACGGAACCACTCCTGTTGGGTCAGGCGGCATTGGAATTTCTGGCCGCCTATCAGATTCCCGTTGTTTCCGGCCGATTAACCCATACCCCGGAAGAGGCTGCGGCCGCAGCGGCTTCTTCCGGCTATCCGGTGGTATTGAAGATTATTGCTCCGGAATGGCTCCATAAATCCGACCGCGGCGGAGTCATCTTGAACCTGATGACCGAGGAGGCGGTTCGGGCGGGCTTTGAGCGGCTGCAATATCTGAGTGCCCTCCCCTTTTCCGGCCCGGTGGGCATCTTGGTGCAAAAACAACTATCCGGTCGCGAGCTCCTCTTAGGGATCAAAGCCGACTCCACTTTTGGCCCGGTCATCGTCGCCGGCTATGGCGGCGTCCATACCGAACTGTGGGGAGATGTGGTCAAGACCCTGGCGCCGGTTAACCTGGCCCAGGCGCGTGAGATGTTGGCTTCACTGCGGTCTTATCCACTGCTGACCGGTTATCGGGGAGCGCCGCCGGCGGCGATAGATGAATTGGCCCAAACCCTGGTCCATCTCTCCAATCTGGCGGTGGCCCATCCGACCCTCCGAGAGCTGGACATCAATCCCCTCATGGCAACTCCGGAGGGGTGCTGGGCCGTAGACGCCCGCCTGGTTTGGCGCCAGAATTAG
- a CDS encoding GNAT family N-acetyltransferase → MQGFRKESVLKDGTKVLLRPMVSDDRDKLLDFFSRVSEQDRQFLRNDVRDPKLIDHWVNNIDLNKVFPLLAEVEGKIVGDATLHMRKSGWKRHLGNVRVVVAKDFQRRGLGSLLINEIAELAGEYGLEKLVAEIYFNAPGALNAFKRAGFGVKAVFEDLVKDLYGQNADMIVMVCDVEARKDRLRDKALA, encoded by the coding sequence ATGCAGGGGTTTCGCAAAGAGAGCGTGTTGAAAGACGGCACCAAGGTGCTGCTGCGGCCTATGGTCAGCGATGATCGGGATAAACTCCTGGATTTTTTCTCTCGGGTCTCCGAACAGGATCGCCAATTCTTGCGCAACGACGTCCGTGATCCCAAACTGATCGACCATTGGGTGAATAATATCGATCTGAACAAGGTCTTTCCCCTGTTGGCGGAGGTAGAGGGCAAGATCGTCGGCGACGCCACATTGCATATGCGTAAATCGGGCTGGAAGAGACATCTGGGAAATGTTCGCGTTGTGGTCGCCAAAGACTTTCAGCGCCGGGGTCTGGGTAGCCTGTTAATTAATGAGATCGCGGAACTGGCAGGGGAATACGGCCTGGAAAAGCTGGTAGCGGAGATCTATTTCAATGCCCCCGGCGCCCTGAATGCCTTCAAACGGGCCGGGTTCGGGGTGAAGGCGGTTTTTGAAGACCTGGTGAAAGACCTCTATGGCCAGAACGCGGATATGATCGTTATGGTCTGCGACGTCGAGGCCCGCAAAGACCGACTCCGAGACAAGGCGCTGGCCTGA